The Virgibacillus phasianinus genome includes a window with the following:
- a CDS encoding nicotinate phosphoribosyltransferase: protein MKEIEQKLNGKIKRLTNKTFKFDKRISEGWFSAVYFLKTKEMVEKKLPHNHVTMQFFQKEDAVLCGSDEAIALIHTFAKNPEKLEIHSLKDGDKISPYETVLTISGSYQDFGFLEGIIDGILARRTSVATNVYNVVKAARTSGKQKPIIFMGDRDDHFTQQAGDGYAAFIGGSTAQATHAMNEWWGKKGMGTMPHAMIQMFRGDVVAASEAYHEMYPEDELVALVDYNNDVITDALKVARVFGKELKGVRVDTSRTLVDKYFLRNHHLMGTFDPRGVSPELIFALRKALDQEGYPHVNIVASGGFTEKRIEYFEKLGVPVNMYGVGGSLLKINIGFTGDNVLLNGTPAAKEGRRYRPNPRLEKVEYCKQSS, encoded by the coding sequence ATGAAGGAAATTGAACAAAAACTCAATGGCAAAATCAAACGCCTAACTAATAAAACCTTTAAATTTGATAAACGAATAAGTGAAGGCTGGTTTTCTGCTGTTTATTTTTTAAAAACAAAAGAAATGGTTGAGAAAAAATTGCCACATAACCATGTGACTATGCAATTTTTCCAAAAAGAGGATGCCGTACTATGCGGTAGTGATGAAGCGATTGCCTTAATACATACGTTTGCCAAAAACCCGGAGAAACTGGAAATCCATTCCTTAAAAGATGGCGATAAAATCAGCCCCTATGAAACTGTACTAACCATATCGGGTTCATACCAGGATTTTGGCTTTTTAGAGGGGATTATTGACGGGATTCTGGCTAGAAGAACATCAGTCGCAACAAATGTATATAATGTCGTAAAAGCAGCGAGAACTTCAGGAAAACAAAAGCCAATTATCTTCATGGGTGATCGTGATGATCATTTTACCCAGCAAGCTGGAGATGGCTATGCTGCATTTATTGGTGGCTCAACGGCACAGGCAACACATGCCATGAATGAATGGTGGGGAAAGAAAGGCATGGGTACCATGCCGCACGCCATGATTCAAATGTTTCGCGGGGATGTTGTTGCGGCCTCAGAAGCCTATCATGAAATGTATCCTGAAGACGAACTAGTTGCATTAGTTGATTATAACAATGATGTCATAACAGATGCATTAAAAGTTGCACGTGTTTTCGGGAAAGAGCTAAAAGGAGTGCGAGTGGATACATCTCGTACTTTGGTAGATAAGTATTTCCTGAGAAACCATCATTTGATGGGTACTTTCGATCCTAGAGGTGTAAGCCCAGAGCTCATTTTTGCATTGCGAAAAGCTTTAGATCAAGAAGGATATCCTCATGTTAATATAGTCGCAAGCGGAGGCTTTACAGAAAAACGAATAGAGTATTTTGAAAAACTGGGTGTACCCGTTAATATGTACGGAGTCGGTGGCAGCCTGCTTAAAATAAATATAGGCTTTACCGGTGATAATGTTTTGCTTAACGGTACTCCTGCAGCTAAAGAAGGTAGAAGATATCGTCCTAATCCAAGGTTAGAGAAAGTAGAATATTGTAAGCAAAGTAGTTAG
- the murC gene encoding UDP-N-acetylmuramate--L-alanine ligase: MTTYHFIGIKGTGMSALAQILNDSGEKVQGSDVEKRFYTQDALEEKNIPILPFSEENIKDEFTIIAGNAFSDEHPEIKEAKERGLTFFRYHEFLGEWLKQYTSIAVAGAHGKTSTTGLLAHVLGSRYPISYLIGDGTGKGHVDSEYFVFEACEYRRHFLEYEPDYAIMTNIDFDHPDYFTSIDDVFEAFQSMSDRVKKGIIACGDDEQLQEIQAKVPVVYYGLSNTNDFQAQNIVETESGTEFDVFVRNTYYDTFTIPMYGNHNILNALSVIAICHYEDMKAKDIKALSTFKGVKRRFTEKKIANQILVDDYAHHPREITATIDSARKKYPTKEIVAIFQPHTFTRTKTFLQEFADSLNLADYVYLCDIFGSAREDSGKLTIDDLKKLIDNSKTLDINNTNILTEHEDCVMLFMGAGDIQKFQQAYEQGLKEDHTVMKRKNA; the protein is encoded by the coding sequence ATGACAACTTACCATTTTATTGGTATTAAAGGAACAGGAATGAGTGCACTTGCCCAGATTCTGAACGATTCAGGGGAAAAAGTTCAGGGTTCTGATGTGGAGAAACGTTTTTATACACAAGATGCATTAGAAGAAAAAAACATTCCAATACTTCCTTTTTCAGAGGAAAACATCAAAGACGAATTTACGATTATTGCAGGAAATGCTTTTTCTGATGAGCATCCTGAAATAAAAGAGGCAAAAGAACGCGGTCTAACCTTTTTTAGATATCACGAATTTTTGGGTGAATGGTTAAAGCAATATACCAGTATCGCGGTTGCGGGAGCCCATGGTAAAACATCAACTACCGGATTGCTTGCCCATGTCCTTGGATCAAGATATCCAATTTCCTATTTAATTGGCGATGGAACAGGAAAGGGGCACGTTGATAGTGAATATTTCGTATTTGAGGCTTGTGAATACAGGCGGCATTTTTTAGAATATGAACCAGATTATGCAATAATGACGAATATCGATTTTGATCATCCTGACTACTTTACAAGTATAGATGACGTATTTGAGGCTTTTCAATCAATGTCTGACCGTGTTAAAAAAGGTATTATCGCATGCGGTGATGATGAACAGTTGCAGGAAATTCAGGCAAAAGTTCCTGTCGTGTATTACGGATTATCAAACACCAATGATTTTCAGGCGCAAAATATTGTGGAAACAGAGTCTGGTACTGAATTTGATGTTTTTGTGCGTAATACGTATTATGATACTTTTACAATACCAATGTACGGCAATCACAATATATTGAATGCACTTTCGGTTATTGCAATCTGTCATTATGAGGATATGAAAGCAAAAGATATAAAGGCACTTAGTACATTTAAAGGTGTAAAGCGCCGTTTCACTGAAAAGAAGATTGCCAATCAGATTTTGGTGGATGATTACGCCCACCACCCGAGAGAAATCACAGCAACAATAGACTCAGCCAGGAAAAAGTATCCTACTAAAGAAATCGTTGCTATTTTTCAACCACACACATTTACACGTACAAAAACATTTCTGCAAGAATTTGCGGATAGCTTAAATTTAGCCGACTATGTTTATTTATGTGATATTTTTGGTTCTGCACGGGAAGACTCTGGTAAACTTACAATTGATGATTTGAAGAAACTGATAGATAATAGTAAAACCCTTGATATTAACAATACAAATATCCTAACAGAACATGAGGATTGCGTAATGTTATTCATGGGTGCCGGTGATATACAAAAGTTCCAACAAGCCTATGAACAGGGGCTCAAAGAGGATCATACGGTAATGAAACGAAAAAATGCTTAA
- a CDS encoding DUF948 domain-containing protein, protein MEILLYIAAIIVAVAFVVLVIYLAMTLKATQRTLNNVADTVEDLEKQLQGITTETTALLNKTNRLADDVNQKSSKLNGLFEGVKGLGETVKDFNQSLKKISAKVTSAATQNQEKASQAIKWGSAVVDLWNKKKNK, encoded by the coding sequence ATGGAAATATTATTGTATATTGCTGCTATTATAGTCGCGGTAGCATTCGTTGTACTCGTAATTTATTTAGCCATGACCTTAAAGGCGACGCAGCGCACATTAAATAATGTTGCTGATACTGTCGAAGATTTGGAAAAGCAATTACAGGGAATAACAACGGAAACTACGGCATTACTAAATAAAACAAATCGATTGGCTGATGACGTAAATCAGAAGTCTTCGAAACTTAACGGCCTTTTTGAAGGTGTAAAAGGACTTGGGGAAACAGTCAAGGATTTCAACCAATCATTGAAAAAAATCTCAGCAAAAGTAACTAGTGCTGCCACCCAAAATCAGGAGAAGGCTTCCCAGGCTATAAAGTGGGGTTCAGCCGTTGTGGACTTGTGGAATAAGAAAAAAAATAAATAA
- a CDS encoding YtxH domain-containing protein, with protein sequence MSNQENQESQNINSKDFMIGTLIGGIVGAAVALLFAPKSGKELRGDLNQGAGDVRGRASDWKNIAYEKGSDLKGKAYEKGADWKDKAYVKGSELKNKAVDSTSQVTKNLSEKTQGLTKSFQVKLQEKRNKEDEALDAAEEVAEAIEEAAEELEKK encoded by the coding sequence ATGAGTAATCAGGAGAATCAGGAGAGCCAGAACATTAACAGTAAGGACTTTATGATTGGCACATTGATTGGGGGAATTGTCGGTGCTGCAGTTGCACTCTTATTCGCTCCTAAATCAGGTAAGGAATTAAGAGGAGATCTAAACCAGGGTGCAGGTGATGTACGTGGACGAGCAAGTGATTGGAAGAACATAGCTTATGAAAAAGGATCAGACCTAAAGGGCAAAGCTTACGAAAAAGGAGCAGATTGGAAGGACAAAGCCTATGTTAAAGGATCAGAGTTGAAAAATAAAGCTGTTGACTCTACTTCGCAGGTGACGAAGAACTTATCTGAAAAAACACAAGGACTTACTAAGTCATTTCAAGTTAAGCTTCAAGAAAAGAGAAATAAAGAGGATGAAGCATTAGATGCAGCAGAAGAGGTAGCAGAAGCAATCGAAGAAGCAGCAGAAGAATTAGAAAAGAAATAA
- a CDS encoding bifunctional 3-deoxy-7-phosphoheptulonate synthase/chorismate mutase codes for MEQNQMNVFREQLSEVNLELLALLNKRADLVQQIGLVKHGMKRFDPVREREMMDLITSHNEGPFTNATVEHIFKEIFKAGLELQEDDHSKELLVSRKKKPVDTVVNINGSNIGDGNVHLIMGPCSVESYQQVSQVAESVKSKGINLLRGGAFKPRTSPYDFQGLGFEGLQILKRVANEHDLAVVSEIVSPAHIEEAIDYVDVIQIGARNMQNFELLKAAGVVDKPVLLKRGLSATISEFINAAEYIISRGNGNIILCERGIRTYEKATRNTLDISAVPILKQETHLPVLVDVTHSTGRRDLLLPAAKAAIAIGADGVMAEVHPDPAVALSDSAQQMDLEMFDKFVEGLYKFSNASGRELR; via the coding sequence ATGGAACAAAATCAAATGAATGTATTTCGTGAACAATTGAGCGAGGTAAACCTGGAGTTACTAGCATTACTGAATAAGCGTGCCGATCTTGTTCAGCAGATAGGTCTGGTTAAACATGGAATGAAACGATTTGATCCAGTTAGGGAAAGAGAAATGATGGATTTGATTACGAGCCATAATGAAGGGCCGTTTACAAATGCCACAGTTGAACATATCTTTAAAGAAATCTTTAAGGCCGGCTTGGAATTACAGGAGGACGACCATAGTAAAGAACTGCTAGTATCACGTAAAAAGAAACCCGTTGATACAGTTGTTAATATAAATGGAAGTAACATTGGAGATGGAAATGTTCACCTTATCATGGGACCATGTTCTGTGGAAAGTTATCAGCAGGTATCACAAGTTGCTGAGTCTGTTAAAAGTAAAGGGATTAACCTATTACGTGGTGGAGCATTTAAACCTAGAACTTCACCATATGATTTTCAAGGACTTGGTTTTGAAGGATTGCAGATATTAAAGCGGGTCGCAAATGAACATGATTTGGCAGTTGTTAGTGAGATTGTTAGCCCTGCGCATATCGAGGAAGCGATTGACTATGTTGACGTGATTCAAATAGGAGCACGTAACATGCAGAATTTTGAACTGTTAAAGGCTGCTGGGGTTGTAGATAAACCAGTCTTGTTGAAACGTGGTTTATCAGCCACAATTTCTGAATTTATTAATGCTGCAGAATATATTATTTCCAGAGGGAATGGCAATATTATTTTATGTGAGCGAGGAATAAGAACATACGAAAAAGCTACTAGGAACACACTTGATATTTCTGCTGTCCCAATATTAAAGCAAGAAACTCATTTACCTGTTTTGGTCGATGTAACTCATTCTACCGGCAGAAGAGATCTGCTACTGCCTGCTGCAAAAGCGGCGATAGCAATAGGAGCTGATGGAGTAATGGCTGAAGTTCATCCAGACCCGGCAGTAGCATTATCGGATTCAGCACAGCAAATGGATCTTGAGATGTTTGATAAGTTTGTTGAAGGGTTATACAAGTTTTCTAACGCTTCAGGAAGGGAACTTCGGTAG
- the ccpA gene encoding catabolite control protein A produces the protein MNITIYDVAREANVSMATVSRVVNGNPNVKPTTRKKVLATIESLGYRPNAVARGLASKKTTTVGAIIPDISSIFFAELARGIEDIATMYKYNIILSNSDQNKDKELQLINTMYEKQVDGILFMGGTITEEHVEQFKSSSVPVVLAATYDETGTIPSVNIDYEQAAYEATKFLLDKGNKTVAFIAAEDDTTINQQKYAGYQRALQESSVSLNDAYVVKGDFTYGSGLEAVDELFALETKPTAIFVSSDEMALGVIHGAQDKGIKVPEDLEVFGFDNTRLASMVRPTLSTIVQPMYDIGAVAMRLLTKYMNKEEISEKKVVLPHRIEERNSTK, from the coding sequence ATGAACATAACAATTTATGATGTTGCCAGGGAGGCAAATGTATCGATGGCAACTGTTTCACGAGTAGTAAATGGAAATCCAAATGTTAAACCAACAACAAGAAAAAAAGTACTGGCAACAATTGAGAGTTTGGGATACCGGCCAAATGCAGTTGCACGTGGCTTAGCAAGTAAAAAAACAACTACAGTAGGAGCCATCATACCGGACATTTCAAGCATCTTTTTTGCTGAACTTGCAAGAGGGATTGAGGATATTGCAACGATGTACAAATACAATATCATTTTGAGTAATTCGGATCAGAACAAAGATAAAGAACTTCAACTGATTAATACGATGTATGAAAAGCAAGTAGACGGTATACTATTTATGGGTGGGACAATCACAGAAGAGCATGTGGAACAGTTTAAAAGTTCGTCAGTCCCTGTTGTTTTAGCAGCAACTTATGACGAGACAGGAACAATCCCCTCTGTAAACATAGATTATGAACAAGCAGCTTATGAAGCAACGAAGTTTTTACTTGATAAAGGAAATAAAACAGTTGCGTTTATTGCGGCTGAAGATGATACAACAATAAATCAGCAAAAATATGCAGGATATCAACGTGCACTTCAGGAATCATCTGTTTCCTTAAACGATGCGTATGTGGTGAAAGGCGACTTTACATATGGATCAGGACTTGAAGCGGTAGATGAGCTGTTTGCATTAGAAACAAAACCCACTGCAATATTTGTTTCATCGGATGAAATGGCACTTGGGGTCATCCATGGCGCTCAGGATAAAGGCATAAAGGTTCCTGAAGATCTTGAGGTATTTGGATTTGATAATACCAGATTGGCTTCTATGGTACGCCCGACACTTTCAACAATTGTACAGCCAATGTACGATATCGGTGCTGTTGCAATGCGCCTTTTGACTAAGTATATGAACAAAGAAGAGATTTCTGAGAAGAAAGTTGTATTGCCACACCGAATTGAAGAAAGAAATTCAACAAAATAA
- a CDS encoding acetoin utilization protein AcuC — MKCDASFVFSDAMLGYHFNADHPFNQKRVVLAKELLAAANTLDESQIIAPKKATEDELALFHDRAYIQAIKKAGEGLLQDDGGLEYGIGTEDTPIFQNMHDASSYLVGGTLTAVDAVLSGKVSHALNLGGGLHHGFKRRAAGFCIYNDAAVAIKYIREKYNLKVLYVDTDAHHGDGVQWAFYEDPNVCTLSIHETGRYLFPGTGNINERGIKDGHGYAFNLPIDAFTEDDSFLQVYEAAFKEIAEYFQPDIIITQNGADAHCYDPLTHLCATMAIYEKIPALAHELSHTYCNGKWIALGGGGYDSWRVVPRAWAQIWNVMTTGKHKLGDIPEDWLSKWQMESPVSLPATWQDDKNIVPTIPRKKDITEKNYKVLQSALKYTKHRHT, encoded by the coding sequence ATGAAATGTGACGCGTCGTTCGTTTTTTCAGATGCCATGTTAGGCTATCATTTCAATGCTGATCATCCTTTTAACCAAAAGCGCGTAGTTCTTGCAAAGGAACTGCTGGCAGCGGCTAACACATTGGACGAAAGTCAGATTATTGCGCCTAAAAAGGCAACAGAAGACGAATTGGCATTATTTCATGACAGGGCATATATACAGGCCATTAAAAAAGCTGGTGAAGGATTATTACAGGATGATGGAGGATTGGAATATGGAATAGGTACGGAAGATACACCTATTTTTCAAAACATGCATGATGCTTCAAGTTATTTGGTTGGCGGGACATTAACGGCTGTTGATGCTGTACTTTCAGGAAAAGTTAGTCATGCATTAAATCTTGGTGGTGGATTACATCATGGGTTTAAAAGAAGAGCGGCAGGATTTTGTATTTATAACGATGCAGCGGTTGCCATTAAGTACATTCGGGAAAAGTACAATCTGAAAGTACTCTATGTGGATACAGATGCCCATCATGGCGACGGTGTACAATGGGCCTTTTATGAGGATCCGAATGTGTGTACGCTTTCCATTCATGAAACGGGGCGATACTTATTTCCCGGAACTGGTAACATAAATGAGCGTGGTATCAAAGATGGTCATGGATATGCATTCAACCTGCCAATTGACGCTTTTACGGAAGACGATTCTTTTTTACAGGTCTATGAAGCAGCATTTAAAGAGATTGCGGAATACTTCCAACCTGATATTATCATTACCCAGAATGGTGCTGATGCACATTGCTATGACCCCTTAACACATTTATGCGCAACGATGGCGATTTATGAGAAAATACCAGCACTTGCGCACGAGCTCTCACATACCTATTGCAACGGAAAATGGATTGCGCTTGGAGGTGGCGGTTATGATTCTTGGCGCGTCGTTCCTCGTGCGTGGGCACAAATTTGGAATGTAATGACTACTGGTAAACACAAACTTGGAGACATTCCGGAAGATTGGCTCAGCAAATGGCAAATGGAGTCACCAGTTTCATTACCTGCTACATGGCAGGACGATAAGAATATTGTTCCAACTATTCCACGAAAAAAAGACATAACTGAAAAGAACTATAAGGTATTACAAAGTGCATTAAAGTATACAAAACACAGACACACATAA
- a CDS encoding acetoin utilization AcuB family protein produces MLVEEIMNPDVITLTPDATIAEALTVLHENRIRHIPIVDDQLHVIGIVSDRDVRDASPSILQKDSAEKVLQNELKSIMSHPVVTVHPLDFVEEVASIFYDEEFACVPVVRDYKLVGMVTEKDMLYTLIHLTGTNVQSSHIEVKVPHKPGILPEVASVFGKRKTNITSVLVYPFKNDPNYKILVFRIQTMNPMPVINDLRECGYELMWPNNMTGPKS; encoded by the coding sequence GTGCTGGTTGAAGAAATTATGAATCCAGATGTCATCACTTTAACACCTGATGCAACAATTGCTGAAGCACTTACCGTGTTACATGAAAACAGAATAAGACACATTCCTATTGTAGATGATCAGCTGCACGTTATCGGAATTGTTTCGGATCGGGACGTTCGAGATGCAAGTCCATCTATTTTGCAAAAAGATTCTGCTGAAAAAGTTCTTCAAAATGAACTGAAAAGTATTATGAGTCATCCAGTTGTCACTGTACATCCATTGGATTTTGTTGAAGAGGTAGCAAGTATTTTTTATGATGAGGAGTTCGCGTGTGTCCCTGTCGTTCGCGATTATAAATTAGTCGGTATGGTCACTGAAAAAGATATGCTTTACACGCTTATTCATCTGACCGGAACCAATGTGCAGAGCTCGCACATTGAAGTGAAGGTTCCGCATAAACCAGGAATTTTGCCCGAGGTTGCTTCAGTCTTTGGCAAGCGAAAAACAAATATTACATCTGTCTTGGTTTATCCATTCAAAAACGATCCTAACTATAAAATCCTTGTCTTTCGTATTCAAACCATGAATCCGATGCCTGTTATTAATGATCTGCGTGAATGTGGCTATGAATTAATGTGGCCAAATAACATGACGGGGCCAAAATCATGA
- a CDS encoding GNAT family N-acetyltransferase, whose protein sequence is MKHVKSFQSLTHETIHGQITIEGPLSSSELEKYEFHEQLTAFRIADKQFKALLNIADFPEGRIIIARTENTIIGYVTYLHPDPLERWSKFEMENLIELGAIEVIPKFRGSKVASGLLKVSMMDKFMENYIIISTEYYWHWDLDGTNLGIWDYRKVMEKMMAAGGLIPAPTDDPEIISHPANCLMVKIGENVPDESIHQFDKLKFLQRHQYRSMREGL, encoded by the coding sequence ATGAAACATGTGAAATCTTTTCAATCACTTACACATGAAACGATACACGGACAAATTACAATCGAAGGCCCACTATCCTCATCCGAGTTGGAAAAATACGAGTTTCATGAGCAATTGACCGCATTTCGTATCGCGGATAAACAATTTAAGGCTCTATTAAACATCGCAGACTTTCCAGAAGGGCGAATCATTATTGCACGCACCGAAAACACAATTATCGGCTATGTTACCTATTTACATCCTGATCCATTGGAACGGTGGTCAAAATTTGAAATGGAAAACCTGATTGAGCTTGGAGCCATTGAAGTTATACCCAAATTTCGCGGCTCAAAAGTCGCTTCAGGTCTGTTGAAAGTTTCCATGATGGATAAATTTATGGAAAACTATATTATCATATCAACTGAATATTATTGGCACTGGGATCTTGATGGTACAAACCTTGGAATTTGGGATTACCGAAAAGTCATGGAAAAAATGATGGCTGCCGGCGGGCTTATTCCAGCACCAACTGATGATCCAGAAATCATTTCCCATCCCGCCAATTGTCTAATGGTTAAAATCGGGGAAAATGTTCCTGACGAGTCCATTCATCAATTTGATAAATTAAAATTTTTGCAGCGTCACCAATACCGGTCTATGAGGGAGGGATTATAG